The following are encoded in a window of Vigna unguiculata cultivar IT97K-499-35 chromosome 8, ASM411807v1, whole genome shotgun sequence genomic DNA:
- the LOC114194014 gene encoding protein DETOXIFICATION 48-like has translation MCNPNPTSPSSFLTPSKSHPKLLHPSPHHHPPQHDLHRWPTLNEAIAEMKAIGMISGPTAITGLVLYSRAMISMIFLGYLGEMELAGGSLSIGFANITGYSVISGLAMGMEPICGQAYGAKQWKLLGLTLQRTVLLLLSTSIPISFIWLNMKRILLWSGQDNEIASVAQKFITFSIPDLFLLSLLHPLRIYLRTQRITLPLTYCSTISVLLHVPLNFLLVVHLKMGIAGVATAMVLTNLNLILFLSSFVYFSGAYKASWVPPSVDCIKGWSSLLSLAVPTCVSVCLEWWWYEFMIMLCGLLANPKATIASMGILIQTTSLVYVFPSSLSLGVSTRIGNELGANNPGKARVSMIVSLFCAVALGLAAMVFTTLMRHQWGRFFTSDHEILELTSLVLPIAGLCELGNCPQTTGCGVLRGSARPAIGANINLGSFYLVGMPVAILLGFVGKMGFAGLWLGLLAAQVSCAGLMLYVLCRTDWNVEAERAKELTKTTSTTTTTSSSAADSNSKLPTLTPNINNNAHACCSLEEIVITAAADELTNISSLETDPLIIPTTRHTQV, from the exons ATGTGTAATCCCAACCCAACTTCACCATCTTCATTTCTCACTCCCTCAAAATCTCACCCCAAACTTCTTCATCCTTCTCCTCATCATCATCCCCCTCAACATGATTTGCACAGATGGCCTACCCTTAATGAG GCCATAGCAGAAATGAAGGCAATAGGGATGATATCAGGTCCAACAGCCATAACTGGTTTAGTCTTGTATTCAAGAGCTATGATCTCTATGATTTTCCTCGGCTATCTTGGGGAGATGGAACTAGCTGGAGGGTCTCTCTCTATTGGTTTTGCCAACATCACTGGCTACTCTGTGATCTCTGGTTTAGCCATGGGGATGGAACCAATTTGTGGACAGGCTTATGGAGCAAAGCAATGGAAGCTACTTGGGTTGACACTGCAGAGAACTGTGCTTCTTCTCCTCTCAACATCAATCCCCATCTCATTCATCTGGCTCAACATGAAGAGAATCCTCTTGTGGTCTGGCCAAGACAATGAAATAGCATCAGTGGCTCAAAAATTCATCACTTTCTCAATACCTGATCTTTTCCTGCTCTCACTTCTCCACCCTCTGAGAATCTACCTCAGGACTCAGAGAATCACATTGCCACTCACATATTGTTCAACCATCTCAGTTCTTCTCCATGTGCCTCTCAATTTCCTCCTGGTGGTTCATCTCAAGATGGGAATTGCTGGGGTGGCTACAGCAATGGTGTTGACAAACCTCAATTTGATTCTCTTCCTCTCCTCTTTTGTGTACTTCTCTGGTGCATACAAGGCCTCATGGGTTCCCCCAAGTGTGGACTGCATCAAGGGGTGGTCCTCATTGCTCTCACTTGCAGTTCCAACCTGTGTCTCAGTTTGCCTTGAATGGTGGTGGTATGAGTTCATGATAATGCTATGTGGCCTTTTGGCCAATCCTAAAGCAACCATTGCTTCAATGGGAATCCTTATCCAAACAACCTCTTTGGTCTATGTTTTCCCCTCATCACTCAGCCTTGGTGTTTCCACAAGAATAGGGAATGAGCTAGGTGCTAACAACCCTGGAAAAGCAAGAGTTTCAATGATAGTGTCACTCTTTTGTGCTGTGGCATTAGGCCTTGCAGCCATGGTTTTCACCACCTTGATGAGGCACCAATGGGGCAGATTCTTCACCAGTGATCATGAGATTTTGGAACTCACATCACTGGTGCTGCCAATTGCTGGCCTCTGTGAGCTTGGAAACTGCCCTCAGACCACAGGCTGTGGAGTCCTGAGGGGCAGTGCAAGACCTGCCATTGGTGCCAACATCAATTTGGGCTCATTCTACCTGGTGGGTATGCCAGTGGCCATCCTTCTGGGCTTTGTGGGCAAAATGGGGTTTGCAGGGCTTTGGCTTGGGTTGCTTGCAGCCCAAGTCTCCTGTGCAGGTCTCATGCTCTATGTTCTTTGCAGAACAGATTGGAATGTGGAAGCAGAAAGAGCCAAGGAACTCACaaaaacaacatcaacaacTACTACCACTTCTTCTTCTGCTGCTGATTCTAACTCTAAGTTACCTACTCTCACCCCTAACATCAACAACAATGCTCATGCTTGTTGTTCTCTTGAAGAAATAGTTATTACTGCTGCTGCTGATGAACTTACCAATATTTCTTCACTTGAAACAGATCCTCTGATCATTCCCACCACCAGACACACTCAAGTTTAG